TCTTTGGGACATCTCATCATTAGTAGGAGCCCAGTGTGAGTTAAAAAATAACTATCTTATCTAAATTTGATGTGGGAAGTAAGATATTTAAATAATGCATGATGATTCGACCCACTCAGTGCCAGTTACGGATCCTTCTAGGATATCAAGAGTCGGTTGGATTGGAGCCCTCTTCGCTTGTAGATGGTCTCTTACTACCGTGAGAAGAGAAGACGGAGATCCTCTAAATCGAAGAGTGTCCAATCGCTGCCAAGGTCGTTTTCGAGTCCATCGACAAAACCGCTTTTTGAGAAGAGCGCAAACTGTTCATCTCGATTAGGTGATCCCCATCGAACGTTCTCGGTCTTCGACCGAAGGTCGTCTACGAGTGCGTGCCCAACTGGCTCATTGGTCCATTTGCACTCGGCAAGGAGAATCCGATCATCACCAGGAGCGAGGCCAACGATATCGATCTCGGTTTCCCCATACCACCATGGTCCAACCTCCGAGTATGGTTCGAGATTCTCCTGCCGGATCCCTTCCCAGATCGCTTCCTGACAGATATCCTCAAATGTCCGTGCAGTATGAGTCGAAAGATTCGGTTCGATCGTTCCCTCGAAAACGACTTGTGGTGCTTCTTCGATACTCGAGCGATTCGGCTCGACGAAGCGAAACCAGAATCGAAGGAACTCGTCGGCGACGTGATAGCGCGAGCGCTTCGATTTCTTCGCAGACGCCGTCACGGGGATTTTGCGGTCGATGAGCCGGAGTCGGCGGAGTGTCTGGAGATATTTCGAAAGCGGTCCCGAGTCGATTCCTGTTGCTCCGGAAATTTCATTCGGTGTTGTATGACCAAGCGCGACGGCTTCGAGGATGCTCATGTATCGAGCCGGATTCCGCAGCTCCGTTCGCAAGAGAAACTCCGGTTCGTTGTAGAGGACGGCCGTTGGCGAAAGAATCCGTGTTTGGATGTTTGTAGCGAGTGAGTCGTCGTAATCAAAGAGCGTGAGATACATCGGTGTCCCACCGGTGACCGAGTATGATCGAATTGCATCTCCGATATCGTATCCGATGGCTTCTCTGGCCTGCTGAAATGAGAACGGCTGAAGATCGAGCTGTCCCGTTCGCCGACCGTACAGTGGACTTTCGTGACCAAGCACCTCTGATTCCATCGTACTCACGCTCGAGCCACAGAGAACGAGCATCGAATCTGTGTCCTGGAGGTGTTCGTCGACAAACGACTGAAGATACGATGGGAGTGAGTCGTTTTCGTCGACCAAATAGGGGAATTCGTCGATAACCACCACGACGGTATCCGTCGCGAGCTTCTCGCCAAGGTATTCGAAGGCATCGTCCCAGCCATCGATTCGGGGGATTCGATCGTCGAAAGCATCTGCGACTTGTTCGACGAATTTCTCCCGCTGACGGTGTTCGGCCTCTTGGGCTGCGAGGAAGTATATGTGGTCGTGTCCAGAGCAGAATTCTTTGAGCAGCGCTGTTTTCCCAACTCGACGTCTGCCATATACGACAGAGAAGGCATGACCGGATGATTTGAAGGCGGTGTTTAATGCGGTGAGTTCGTCATCTCGGTCGTAGAATGTCATACGCTACATAATGATTACTGAGGTAATGACTTACCTGTTTTGCCTTTCGGAGCTGGAATTACTAAGCAAACGATCTCGAGAACTACCCTCGGTAAACAGCGAGAAAATCTTGTCCGTTAGAGTGCATCAGTTCGATGACTGAGTCGGTGCGGCGCCCGAAATTGAACGCGCTTCTTGTCGCTACTTATCATGCGTACGTTGTGAGCCAGCATATTTACCCTTTCTCGTGTGTACAGTGTGAGTCTGACCGGGATCGTGTTGTGATTTTCCGCCCGACGGTCGACAGATACACGATACGCTTCGGGGTCGCGAGTTCAGGCTTGAGCTCACCCAGGGATAGAATCGAGAAAGCAGGACGTTGATAGCAGGTCACAGACTCGAGTTGCCGAACTGTTACGTGAAAATGCCCACGTACCTTTTTCTCGTCGGGTTCGCTCGCGTGGCTCGCTCACCACTCCTCCAAAAATCTACGCTAAAAAGCCGCTCGCTCCCGATGGTCGCTCGCGGGTGCCGTACTTGAACCGCACCGCAGCGTTACCTGTTCCGCCTGTACCTAGCACACCTGTACCGATCATGAGGTTGTCTCCTTAACCAACAGCGGGCAATAGAGGGGGATTCTGTTGGTTAACTATGCGCGGTAGTAAATCAAGGGTCAAACGGAACTCGGTTGCTACAGAGTTGTGTGAGAAAGCGGCTGCCGCTCAGGTGGTGGCCTATCAAAATGACTTGGTTGTTCTCGATAGATGCTATCGTTGTGAGTGGAGCTACTACGTACAACCACGAACCAACCATCGCCTGCTCGAGTAAATAGCGCAGTAGAGGAGAGGAGCCGCTGGGATACCATTAAGCAGTTCACGTTGAATGTTGTCATATGGCATACCAACTACGGTGTGATCGGTGCACACTCGATCAGGCGTTTACGGACTGGGCCGACGCGAACCAGGCTGCAAGCACCCATGAGGCCGACAATCCAACCCACTGGGTGACCATCTTAGAGGGGCAGCCGGCGTGACTGGCAGTGCACAGATCCATTCAGCAGCCCATCCAATAGAATTTTTGTGAAAGTAGCTTCGTTGGAGCTGGTTCTATGATGCACTTCGACTAGAAGTAACGATATTCTAGGGCCGAGATCAACTCAGTTCGAACGAGGAGCTAATCGAGTGGGTACGAAAACGTATGAACGCTATCGTGAGCAATTCGTTTACTCAGGTGGTCCCTCTATACTGAAGCCATGATCTAGACTTCCATTCTGGTTACGTTGGTCCTGCCCTCGGTCCTAGCGTTTCGCTGGCGTCATGAGAACTTCCACTTGGTTCGTCACCACTGGAATCGGCGACGTTACTCGAACAAGGCGTCCGCTTGCTTCGAGGTTCGCCTTCTCGTGCTACGCAGCGTTCACCGATGCACTCCGGCCAGCGTGGGAAACGATGGCAGCAAATCTGGGAGCGTCGTCAGCGACCGCTGTTGGGCTCGCCGATAGTCGGTACCTACAATTAGCCAATCACAGTGTTGGACGGACTACGCGCCACATAATACTGGGTCGGAGGAGCAGCATTGGTGGCTGCTCAAGCCGAAACACGCGATAGAAGGCATCAGTCAAGACGCCGTCGGAATGCGCCTGTTGGATCAGGCGCGAGGTATACCGGTTGAAAATATCGGTACCGGTGGGTTTCGGGCCCGACGTCTGCGGGAATTTGAAGTCAGCGCCGACTGCGATTTTCCAGACCGAATCAATGATCTCTGCTGTCTGATTGAAAAATCGCGGTGCAAGGCGCTCAAGCCCATTCACGGCGAGCGCGTGATGCAGTACCAGTGCATCCAGCGTCGCAACGGACATGCCCTGGCCATAAATCGGATTGAAACTCGCAATGGCATCGCCAGTAACGAGTAGCCCATTCGGAAAATGAGCGAGCGCCTCAAAGCGGCGGCGAATACTCGAGGGGAACGGATAACAATGGATCTCATCGGATACCCAGCGACGGCTCGTTACGAGCTGTGCGAAGTTGGGAATCGGGAGACTCTCGGCGAACTCGATAACGCCACGTTCGTTCGTTGGCACATCATCGCCATGGATCCCCTGAAAGATGACCTCCCACTGATCGTTCTCGACGGGAATCGCAGCCCCACCGCGGGTCCGGGGCGGTGTAGGCGGCACGAATAGCGAATAGCGAGCGCTCGGTTGGCGTTCGACACGAATCGTGCCGTACGTCACGTCGACAGTGACCTTGTCAACCTCCGGTGCCGTGTACCCGTTTGCGTTCAGCCAAGCTGGCGTGCGGCTCGTCCGTCCGGTTGCATCGACGACGAGATCGGCGGAAAGTGACGTTTCGGTCCCGTTTGCGGTCCGAAAGATAATCCCAGTAACCGCATCGTCCGTCACGATATAATCGAGAAACTGGCATCTGCCGCGCTGTTGTACGTTGACGAAGGTAGCGATCTGTTGCCGAACGGCATGCTCAAAGAGGGCTCGTGTGGCACAATACATCGGAAGGCGCGCCGGCCCATCGGCGAGGAAATCCCCGCGCGCGTAGTACTGCATATCTGTCGCTGCGTCGATCATCAGTCCCCCGGCGGACAGCAGGTGTTCACCGAACCCAGGAAAGAAGTCCTCTAGCGTCGCTCGTCCCGCTTCCAGCATGACGTGTGGATGGGCGCTCTGTGGGACGCCGTCCCGTGACTCGGGTTCCTCCGGCAGCGGATCCCGCTCGAGCACGACGACTTCATCGAACCCGTCAGCTAAGACGCGTGCTGCACAGAGCCCGGCCATACTTCCGCCGAGCACTACGGCTCGATCACCAATCGTGGTGATACGATCGGAGCTGTATCGTTCTATATTTTGTAATGTCATTCTATTCGATCACATTGCTACCGTTGATCGTCTACGTCTTCTTCAACGATAGTGATGTCCTCAAAGTAGTCGTCCAGGACTTCGGTACGTTCCATCGCAAGTGGCGGCGAACAGTAGTCCTCCTCGATCCAGACTGCCTCACCGCTCGCTGGATCGAACCGCGCATCCTCCAATGCTCGTGTCATAGCACGTCCGAACGGATCCATCGCTTCGATCTCTCCAGTATCGAGCCGTTCGCGTAATTCGACGAGTCGATCCACCTTCGGGCGAGCACGCACAAGCCGATATGCCATATCCAGCAGTACGCATCGCTCGGTAATCAAGTCCTGGCCGCTGTCGCCTGCTATTCGGACTCCGCTGGTTTCGAACCGTTATGTAACCGGTAGTACGTACGGACGATCAGTGACTGTCAAGCTGTCCATCCTCAACCGCTTCAAGCACGTCATCCCCGGTTTCTGTCGCCATATAGTACATCCGGTCCGCTGATCGACCCTCGCCATCAACCGGCCCACTATCGCACTGCGCGACAAGTCCTACACGTCGAAGTACCCGGCAAAGGTGCCTGACGTACTCGAACTCCGTCCCCCACTCTGCAGCAATCGCACGCGGAGAGTCCGGACCAGTGTGGGCAAGTCGCTGGACGATCGTTCGTCCATTCGGCAGGTGGCGTAAGACGTTCACCTTTCCCTCCCACTCAGAAAGGAATCGCAGAAGGTGATCTCCCTTCCGTGATAACCGGTAGTAGGTGTGGTGCTGGCGAACCTCGTCAGCTAGCTTCGCCTTGACTCGACGTTGCTTGACGGTTCCAGATTCGACGCGTTCAAGCAACCCTGATTCCTCCATTTCCTTACACAGCGTTCTAATCTGGTTCCGTTCTGCATCAAGGTGTCCGGCAATCGACTTCGGGTAATTCCCCTCGACAGCATCGAGGTGATAGCAGATCAGATATGCAACCGGGTCTGTCGGAAGTGGATCCAACTGATCAGC
This genomic window from Natronococcus occultus SP4 contains:
- a CDS encoding ATP-binding protein, which translates into the protein MTFYDRDDELTALNTAFKSSGHAFSVVYGRRRVGKTALLKEFCSGHDHIYFLAAQEAEHRQREKFVEQVADAFDDRIPRIDGWDDAFEYLGEKLATDTVVVVIDEFPYLVDENDSLPSYLQSFVDEHLQDTDSMLVLCGSSVSTMESEVLGHESPLYGRRTGQLDLQPFSFQQAREAIGYDIGDAIRSYSVTGGTPMYLTLFDYDDSLATNIQTRILSPTAVLYNEPEFLLRTELRNPARYMSILEAVALGHTTPNEISGATGIDSGPLSKYLQTLRRLRLIDRKIPVTASAKKSKRSRYHVADEFLRFWFRFVEPNRSSIEEAPQVVFEGTIEPNLSTHTARTFEDICQEAIWEGIRQENLEPYSEVGPWWYGETEIDIVGLAPGDDRILLAECKWTNEPVGHALVDDLRSKTENVRWGSPNRDEQFALFSKSGFVDGLENDLGSDWTLFDLEDLRLLFSR
- a CDS encoding FAD-dependent oxidoreductase — protein: MTLQNIERYSSDRITTIGDRAVVLGGSMAGLCAARVLADGFDEVVVLERDPLPEEPESRDGVPQSAHPHVMLEAGRATLEDFFPGFGEHLLSAGGLMIDAATDMQYYARGDFLADGPARLPMYCATRALFEHAVRQQIATFVNVQQRGRCQFLDYIVTDDAVTGIIFRTANGTETSLSADLVVDATGRTSRTPAWLNANGYTAPEVDKVTVDVTYGTIRVERQPSARYSLFVPPTPPRTRGGAAIPVENDQWEVIFQGIHGDDVPTNERGVIEFAESLPIPNFAQLVTSRRWVSDEIHCYPFPSSIRRRFEALAHFPNGLLVTGDAIASFNPIYGQGMSVATLDALVLHHALAVNGLERLAPRFFNQTAEIIDSVWKIAVGADFKFPQTSGPKPTGTDIFNRYTSRLIQQAHSDGVLTDAFYRVFRLEQPPMLLLRPSIMWRVVRPTL
- a CDS encoding DUF2250 domain-containing protein — protein: MVSQSEIEQLKLEADTIMTRYQKVEQTLERARNEEGKHWETGEIEMTLETPHGEEIDVMLDLHVNPAENAQTRYDQVAELEAERERRQQIADQLDPLPTDPVAYLICYHLDAVEGNYPKSIAGHLDAERNQIRTLCKEMEESGLLERVESGTVKQRRVKAKLADEVRQHHTYYRLSRKGDHLLRFLSEWEGKVNVLRHLPNGRTIVQRLAHTGPDSPRAIAAEWGTEFEYVRHLCRVLRRVGLVAQCDSGPVDGEGRSADRMYYMATETGDDVLEAVEDGQLDSH